A single Acropora palmata chromosome 5, jaAcrPala1.3, whole genome shotgun sequence DNA region contains:
- the LOC141880587 gene encoding putative actin-related protein 2/3 complex subunit 2 — protein MILLEINNRIIEETLRAKFAAEKNESVNVTIADFDGVQFHLSNPDDDKSKLRLSIAMKFFADLKKYGADELLKKIYGDFMTSAEQGYDVSLLIDLTKLPAEEDQKEKLIRKFAMFKRNCFASVFEKYFDYQQAGSGGEKHAVINYRDDESMYVQAQDDRVTVIFSTVFKDDDDVIIGKVFMQEFKEGRRASQNAPQVLFSHKEPPSELQGTNARTGENIGYITFVLEPRHTKPDARDSTIDLIHTFRNYLHYHIKCSKAYLHSRMRARTTEFIKVLNRARPEPKTTEKKTITGKTFVRQ, from the exons ATGATATTATTAGAAATCAATAACAGGATTATAGAAGAAACCCTAAGAGCAAAGTTTGCAGC AGAGAAAAATGAGTCTGTCAACGTAACGATAGCAG ATTTTGATGGAGTTCAATTTCATCTTTCCAATCCTGATGATGATAAATCAAAATTGAGG CTAAGCATTGCCATGAAGTTCTTTGCTGACTTAAAGAAGTATGGAGCTGATGAA tTGCTGAAAAAAATCTATGGAGACTTCATGACGTCTGCAGAACAAG GGTATGATGTGTCCCTTTTGATTGACTTGACAAAACTGCCAGCAGAGGAAGACCAGAAAG AAAAACTTATCAGGAAGTTTGCAATGTTCAAGAGAAACTGCTTTGCATCGGTTTTTGAGAAGTACTTTGACTATCAGCAAGCAGGATCTGGAGGCGAGAAACATGCCGTCATCAACTACAGGGATGATGAATCCAT GTATGTCCAGGCGCAGGATGACCGTGTAACAGTTATCTTCAGCACTGTTttcaaagatgatgatgatgtgatCATTGGAAAAGTTTTCATGCAG GAGTTCAAAGAAGGTCGCCGTGCCAGCCAGAATGCACCACAAGTTCTGTTCAGTCACAAGGAACCTCCGTCTGAACTTCAAGGCACTAATGCTCGAACTGGTGAAAACATTGGCTACATTACGTTTG TATTGGAGCCTCGTCACACGAAACCAGATGCTCGAGACAGCACCATAGACTTGATCCATACCTTCAGGAATTACCTTCATTATCACATCAAGTGTTCCAAG gcaTATCTTCACTCCAGAATGAGGGCGCGCACCACAGAATTCATCAAAGTTCTTAACAGAGCGAGACCAGAACCCAAAACAACTGAGAAGAAAACGATCAC ggGCAAGACCTTTGTGCGCCAATGA
- the LOC141880581 gene encoding uncharacterized protein LOC141880581 isoform X2 has translation MLMANIFSFLLSLSLILMQSAVYLPGVAAETFYHPHLRQDVFLKDEFHYLSTPVIGRREVIDGFDCSFKCLSSPLCYSYNLAASRAADGKLWCELLSSDKYSHPGNYSGNQSSHHFVAKRPCAPSPCQNGGTCLTTRYGFQCKCKTGFVGELCDTIKALNSCKAYYDEFQLNGSQIANLTLDSKLTPVLCHHWQVGDVGCGHGVWTPVMKIHGDRRNFDYSSDRWRNKAVFNPAGGTTGFDFTETKLPTYWNTSFSEICLGMRRLGKQDIRFVVIPKKADSLYWLIADGNYRATSLGRDKWIGLMSGFQRLQSNCRKEGFNPSCTSHHRRVRIGILGNNEADCHTCDSLLGFGLDIARSCGDYHYWLNGTTTMGYILVK, from the exons ATGTTAATGGCAAACATATTTTCCTTTCTGCTTTCGCTCTCTTTGATTCTAATGCAAAGCGCAGTTTATTTGCCAG GTGTCGCCGCCGAAACTTTCTATCATCCACATCTTCGTCAAGACGTCTTCTTGAAAGACGAGTTCCACTACTTAAGCACGCCAGTTATTGGAAGACGCGAAGTAATCGACGGCTTTGATTGTTCCTTCAAATGTCTGAGTAGTCCATTGTGCTACTCGTACAACCTGGCCGCATCCCGAGCAGCCGACGGAAAACTTTGGTGCGAGTTACTGTCATCCGATAAATACAGCCATCCCGGGAACTATTCTGGAAACCAAAGCTCGCACCATTTTGTTGCTAAG CGTCCATGCGCCCCTTCGCCGTGCCAAAACGGGGGAACATGTTTGACCACGCGGTATGGTTTTCAATGCAAGTGCAAGACTGGTTTCGTCGGAGAACTTTGTGATACCATCAAAG CCTTGAACTCGTGTAAAGCTTATTACGACGAATTCCA ATTGAACGGGAGTCAGATTGCAAACCTTACCTTGGACTCAAAGCTGACTCCAGTTCTATGCCACCACTGGCAGGTTGGCGATGTAGGATGCGGACATGGGGTCTGGACACCAGTCATGAAAATTCACGGTGACCgg agAAACTTTGATTATTCTTCTGATCGGTGGCGCAACAAAGCTGTCTTTAATCCAGCAGGAGGAACGACTGGGTTCGACTTCACAGAAACCAAGTTACCAACGTATTGGAACACATCTTTCTCTGAGATCTGTCTCGGCATGAGAAGGCTGGGGAAACAGGACATCAGGTTCGTTGTCATCCCCAAAAAGGCCGACTCCTTGTATTGGCTGATTGCAGACGGAAACTACCGTGCAACCTCTCTCGGCCGCGACAAATGGATAGGTCTGATGAGCGGATTTCAAAGGCTCCAATCCAATTGCAGAAAAGAAGGGTTTAATCCTTCTTGTACTTCTCACCATCGTCGCGTTAGAATCGGCATTTTGGGCAACAACGAAGCGGACTGCCACACTTGTGACAGCCTACTGGGTTTCGGTTTGGATATAGCACGTTCCTGCGGCGACTACCACTATTGGTTAAATGGTACTACCACTATGGGTTACATATTAGTCAAGTAA
- the LOC141880582 gene encoding uncharacterized protein LOC141880582 isoform X1, with amino-acid sequence MAEQLTLRLYSVQTIGFQVKVFNYLTSPGVAAETFYHPHLRQDVFLKDEFHYLSTPVIGRREVIDGFDCSFKCLSSPLCYSYNLAASRAADGKLWCELLSSDKYSHPGNYSGNQSSHHFVAKRPCVPSPCQNGGTCLTTRYGFECKCKTGFVRELCEKTIKALNSCKDYYDEFQLNGSQIANLTLDSKLTPVLCHHWQVGNVGCGHGVWTPVMKIHGDQRNFDYSSDRWRNKAVFNPAGGTTGFDFTETKLPTYWNTSFSEICLGMRRLGQQDIRFVVIPKKADSLYWLIADGNYRATSLGRDKWIGLMRGFENLQVNCNREGFNPSCTSSSHHRRVRIGILGNNEADCHTCDSLLGFGLDIARSCGDQSTTTMGYILVK; translated from the exons ATGGCTGAACAACTAACACTACGTTTGTACTCTGTGCAAACCATAGGTTTCCAAGTAAAAGTCTTTAACTACCTCACTTCTCCAGGTGTCGCCGCCGAAACTTTCTATCATCCACATCTTCGTCAAGACGTCTTCTTGAAAGACGAGTTCCACTACTTAAGCACGCCAGTTATTGGAAGACGCGAAGTAATCGACGGCTTTGATTGTTCCTTCAAATGTCTGAGTAGTCCATTGTGCTACTCGTACAACCTGGCCGCATCCCGAGCAGCCGACGGAAAACTTTGGTGCGAGTTACTGTCATCCGATAAATACAGCCATCCCGGGAACTATTCTGGAAACCAAAGCTCGCACCATTTTGTTGCTAAG CGTCCATGCGTCCCTTCGCCGTGCCAAAACGGGGGAACATGTTTGACCACGCGGTATGGTTTTGAATGCAAGTGCAAGACTGGTTTCGTCCGAGAACTTTGTGAGAAGACCATCAAAG CCTTGAACTCGTGTAAAGATTATTACGACGAATTCCA ATTGAACGGGAGTCAGATTGCAAACCTTACCTTGGACTCAAAGCTGACTCCAGTTCTATGCCACCACTGGCAGGTTGGCAATGTGGGATGCGGACATGGGGTCTGGACACCAGTTATGAAAATTCACGGTGACCAG agaaaCTTTGATTATTCTTCTGATCGGTGGCGCAACAAAGCTGTCTTTAATCCAGCAGGAGGAACGACTGGGTTCGACTTCACAGAAACCAAGTTACCAACGTATTGGAACACATCTTTCTCTGAGATCTGTCTCGGCATGAGAAGGCTGGGGCAACAGGACATCAGGTTCGTTGTCATCCCCAAAAAGGCCGACTCCTTGTATTGGCTGATTGCAGACGGAAACTACCGTGCAACCTCTCTCGGCCGCGACAAATGGATAGGTCTGATGAGGGGATTTGAAAATCTCCAAGTCAATTGCAATAGAGAAGGTTTTAATCCTTCTTGTACTTCTTCTTCTCACCATCGTCGCGTTAGAATCGGCATTTTGGGCAACAACGAAGCGGACTGCCACACTTGTGACAGCCTACTGGGTTTTGGTTTAGATATAGCACGTTCCTGCGGTGACCAGAGTACTACCACTATGGGTTACATATTAGTCAAGTAA
- the LOC141880584 gene encoding uncharacterized protein LOC141880584 isoform X3, with protein MAEQLTLRLYSVQTIGFQVKVFNYLTSPGVAAETFYHPHLRQDVFLKDEFHYLSTPVIGRREVIDGFDCSFKCLSSPLCYSYNLAASRAADGKLWCELLSSDKYSHPGNYSGNQSSHHFVAKRPCVPSPCQNGGTCLTTRYGFQCKCKTGFVGELCDTIKALNSCKAYYDEFQLNGSQIANLTLDSKLTPVLCHHWQVGDVGCGHGVWTPVMKIHGDRVKSDGLDLKQPIKPINRYGLIVVKYGATLRD; from the exons ATGGCTGAACAACTAACACTACGTTTGTACTCTGTGCAAACCATAGGTTTCCAAGTAAAAGTCTTTAACTACCTCACTTCTCCAGGTGTCGCCGCCGAAACTTTCTATCATCCACATCTTCGTCAAGACGTCTTCTTGAAAGACGAGTTCCACTACTTAAGCACGCCAGTTATTGGAAGACGCGAAGTAATCGACGGCTTTGATTGTTCCTTCAAATGTCTGAGTAGTCCATTGTGCTACTCGTACAACCTGGCCGCATCCCGAGCAGCCGACGGAAAACTTTGGTGCGAGTTACTGTCATCCGATAAATACAGCCATCCCGGGAACTATTCTGGAAACCAAAGCTCGCACCATTTTGTTGCTAAG CGTCCATGCGTCCCTTCGCCGTGCCAAAACGGGGGAACATGTTTGACCACGCGGTATGGTTTTCAATGCAAGTGCAAGACTGGTTTCGTCGGAGAACTTTGTGATACCATCAAAG CCTTGAACTCGTGTAAAGCTTATTACGACGAATTCCA ATTGAACGGGAGTCAGATTGCAAACCTTACCTTGGACTCAAAGCTGACTCCAGTTCTATGCCACCACTGGCAGGTTGGCGATGTAGGATGCGGACATGGGGTCTGGACACCAGTCATGAAAATTCACGGTGACCgg GTCAAGTCGGACggtttggacctgaaacagccaattaagccaATTAATCGGtatggtcttatcgtcgtgaagtatggtgcaaccctgcgggattag
- the LOC141880582 gene encoding uncharacterized protein LOC141880582 isoform X3 — protein MAEQLTLRLYSVQTIGFQVKVFNYLTSPGVAAETFYHPHLRQDVFLKDEFHYLSTPVIGRREVIDGFDCSFKCLSSPLCYSYNLAASRAADGKLWCELLSSDKYSHPGNYSGNQSSHHFVAKRPCVPSPCQNGGTCLTTRYGFECKCKTGFVRELCEKTIKALNSCKDYYDEFQLNGSQIANLTLDSKLTPVLCHHWQVGNVGCGHGVWTPVMKIHGDQRNFDYSSDRWRNKAVFNPAGGTTGFDFTETKLPTYWNTSFSEICLGMRRLGQQDIRNMMHTSAICPQCWQRRKK, from the exons ATGGCTGAACAACTAACACTACGTTTGTACTCTGTGCAAACCATAGGTTTCCAAGTAAAAGTCTTTAACTACCTCACTTCTCCAGGTGTCGCCGCCGAAACTTTCTATCATCCACATCTTCGTCAAGACGTCTTCTTGAAAGACGAGTTCCACTACTTAAGCACGCCAGTTATTGGAAGACGCGAAGTAATCGACGGCTTTGATTGTTCCTTCAAATGTCTGAGTAGTCCATTGTGCTACTCGTACAACCTGGCCGCATCCCGAGCAGCCGACGGAAAACTTTGGTGCGAGTTACTGTCATCCGATAAATACAGCCATCCCGGGAACTATTCTGGAAACCAAAGCTCGCACCATTTTGTTGCTAAG CGTCCATGCGTCCCTTCGCCGTGCCAAAACGGGGGAACATGTTTGACCACGCGGTATGGTTTTGAATGCAAGTGCAAGACTGGTTTCGTCCGAGAACTTTGTGAGAAGACCATCAAAG CCTTGAACTCGTGTAAAGATTATTACGACGAATTCCA ATTGAACGGGAGTCAGATTGCAAACCTTACCTTGGACTCAAAGCTGACTCCAGTTCTATGCCACCACTGGCAGGTTGGCAATGTGGGATGCGGACATGGGGTCTGGACACCAGTTATGAAAATTCACGGTGACCAG agaaaCTTTGATTATTCTTCTGATCGGTGGCGCAACAAAGCTGTCTTTAATCCAGCAGGAGGAACGACTGGGTTCGACTTCACAGAAACCAAGTTACCAACGTATTGGAACACATCTTTCTCTGAGATCTGTCTCGGCATGAGAAGGCTGGGGCAACAGGACATCAG GAATATGATGCATACAAGCGCCATATGTCCGCAATGCTGgcaaaggagaaagaaataa
- the LOC141880582 gene encoding uncharacterized protein LOC141880582 isoform X2: MLMANIFSFMLSLSLILMQSAVYLPGVAAETFYHPHLRQDVFLKDEFHYLSTPVIGRREVIDGFDCSFKCLSSPLCYSYNLAASRAADGKLWCELLSSDKYSHPGNYSGNQSSHHFVAKRPCVPSPCQNGGTCLTTRYGFECKCKTGFVRELCEKTIKALNSCKDYYDEFQLNGSQIANLTLDSKLTPVLCHHWQVGNVGCGHGVWTPVMKIHGDQRNFDYSSDRWRNKAVFNPAGGTTGFDFTETKLPTYWNTSFSEICLGMRRLGQQDIRFVVIPKKADSLYWLIADGNYRATSLGRDKWIGLMRGFENLQVNCNREGFNPSCTSSSHHRRVRIGILGNNEADCHTCDSLLGFGLDIARSCGDQSTTTMGYILVK; the protein is encoded by the exons ATGTTAATGGCAAACATATTTTCCTTTATGCTTTCGCTCTCTTTGATTCTAATGCAAAGCGCAGTTTATTTGCCAG GTGTCGCCGCCGAAACTTTCTATCATCCACATCTTCGTCAAGACGTCTTCTTGAAAGACGAGTTCCACTACTTAAGCACGCCAGTTATTGGAAGACGCGAAGTAATCGACGGCTTTGATTGTTCCTTCAAATGTCTGAGTAGTCCATTGTGCTACTCGTACAACCTGGCCGCATCCCGAGCAGCCGACGGAAAACTTTGGTGCGAGTTACTGTCATCCGATAAATACAGCCATCCCGGGAACTATTCTGGAAACCAAAGCTCGCACCATTTTGTTGCTAAG CGTCCATGCGTCCCTTCGCCGTGCCAAAACGGGGGAACATGTTTGACCACGCGGTATGGTTTTGAATGCAAGTGCAAGACTGGTTTCGTCCGAGAACTTTGTGAGAAGACCATCAAAG CCTTGAACTCGTGTAAAGATTATTACGACGAATTCCA ATTGAACGGGAGTCAGATTGCAAACCTTACCTTGGACTCAAAGCTGACTCCAGTTCTATGCCACCACTGGCAGGTTGGCAATGTGGGATGCGGACATGGGGTCTGGACACCAGTTATGAAAATTCACGGTGACCAG agaaaCTTTGATTATTCTTCTGATCGGTGGCGCAACAAAGCTGTCTTTAATCCAGCAGGAGGAACGACTGGGTTCGACTTCACAGAAACCAAGTTACCAACGTATTGGAACACATCTTTCTCTGAGATCTGTCTCGGCATGAGAAGGCTGGGGCAACAGGACATCAGGTTCGTTGTCATCCCCAAAAAGGCCGACTCCTTGTATTGGCTGATTGCAGACGGAAACTACCGTGCAACCTCTCTCGGCCGCGACAAATGGATAGGTCTGATGAGGGGATTTGAAAATCTCCAAGTCAATTGCAATAGAGAAGGTTTTAATCCTTCTTGTACTTCTTCTTCTCACCATCGTCGCGTTAGAATCGGCATTTTGGGCAACAACGAAGCGGACTGCCACACTTGTGACAGCCTACTGGGTTTTGGTTTAGATATAGCACGTTCCTGCGGTGACCAGAGTACTACCACTATGGGTTACATATTAGTCAAGTAA
- the LOC141880584 gene encoding uncharacterized protein LOC141880584 isoform X4, producing the protein MAEQLTLRLYSVQTIGFQVKVFNYLTSPGVAAETFYHPHLRQDVFLKDEFHYLSTPVIGRREVIDGFDCSFKCLSSPLCYSYNLAASRAADGKLWCELLSSDKYSHPGNYSGNQSSHHFVAKRPCVPSPCQNGGTCLTTRYGFQCKCKTGFVGELCDTIKALNSCKAYYDEFQLNGSQIANLTLDSKLTPVLCHHWQVGDVGCGHGVWTPVMKIHGDREYDAYKRHMSAMLAKEKEINSKLRVLIG; encoded by the exons ATGGCTGAACAACTAACACTACGTTTGTACTCTGTGCAAACCATAGGTTTCCAAGTAAAAGTCTTTAACTACCTCACTTCTCCAGGTGTCGCCGCCGAAACTTTCTATCATCCACATCTTCGTCAAGACGTCTTCTTGAAAGACGAGTTCCACTACTTAAGCACGCCAGTTATTGGAAGACGCGAAGTAATCGACGGCTTTGATTGTTCCTTCAAATGTCTGAGTAGTCCATTGTGCTACTCGTACAACCTGGCCGCATCCCGAGCAGCCGACGGAAAACTTTGGTGCGAGTTACTGTCATCCGATAAATACAGCCATCCCGGGAACTATTCTGGAAACCAAAGCTCGCACCATTTTGTTGCTAAG CGTCCATGCGTCCCTTCGCCGTGCCAAAACGGGGGAACATGTTTGACCACGCGGTATGGTTTTCAATGCAAGTGCAAGACTGGTTTCGTCGGAGAACTTTGTGATACCATCAAAG CCTTGAACTCGTGTAAAGCTTATTACGACGAATTCCA ATTGAACGGGAGTCAGATTGCAAACCTTACCTTGGACTCAAAGCTGACTCCAGTTCTATGCCACCACTGGCAGGTTGGCGATGTAGGATGCGGACATGGGGTCTGGACACCAGTCATGAAAATTCACGGTGACCgg GAATATGATGCATACAAGCGCCATATGTCCGCAATGCTGgcaaaggagaaagaaataaacagcAAGCTCAGAGTTCTCATTGGTTGA
- the LOC141880584 gene encoding uncharacterized protein LOC141880584 isoform X1, translating to MAEQLTLRLYSVQTIGFQVKVFNYLTSPGVAAETFYHPHLRQDVFLKDEFHYLSTPVIGRREVIDGFDCSFKCLSSPLCYSYNLAASRAADGKLWCELLSSDKYSHPGNYSGNQSSHHFVAKRPCVPSPCQNGGTCLTTRYGFQCKCKTGFVGELCDTIKALNSCKAYYDEFQLNGSQIANLTLDSKLTPVLCHHWQVGDVGCGHGVWTPVMKIHGDRRNFDYSSDRWRNKAVFNPAGGTTGFDFTETKLPTYWNTSFSEICLGMRRLGQQDIRFVVIPKKADSLYWLIADGNYRATSLGRDTWIGLMSGFQRLQSNCRKEGFNPSCTSHHRRVRIGILGNNEADCHTCDSLLGFGLDIARSCGDQSTTTMGYILVK from the exons ATGGCTGAACAACTAACACTACGTTTGTACTCTGTGCAAACCATAGGTTTCCAAGTAAAAGTCTTTAACTACCTCACTTCTCCAGGTGTCGCCGCCGAAACTTTCTATCATCCACATCTTCGTCAAGACGTCTTCTTGAAAGACGAGTTCCACTACTTAAGCACGCCAGTTATTGGAAGACGCGAAGTAATCGACGGCTTTGATTGTTCCTTCAAATGTCTGAGTAGTCCATTGTGCTACTCGTACAACCTGGCCGCATCCCGAGCAGCCGACGGAAAACTTTGGTGCGAGTTACTGTCATCCGATAAATACAGCCATCCCGGGAACTATTCTGGAAACCAAAGCTCGCACCATTTTGTTGCTAAG CGTCCATGCGTCCCTTCGCCGTGCCAAAACGGGGGAACATGTTTGACCACGCGGTATGGTTTTCAATGCAAGTGCAAGACTGGTTTCGTCGGAGAACTTTGTGATACCATCAAAG CCTTGAACTCGTGTAAAGCTTATTACGACGAATTCCA ATTGAACGGGAGTCAGATTGCAAACCTTACCTTGGACTCAAAGCTGACTCCAGTTCTATGCCACCACTGGCAGGTTGGCGATGTAGGATGCGGACATGGGGTCTGGACACCAGTCATGAAAATTCACGGTGACCgg agaaaCTTTGATTATTCTTCTGATCGGTGGCGCAACAAAGCTGTCTTTAATCCAGCAGGAGGAACGACTGGGTTCGACTTCACAGAAACCAAGTTACCAACGTATTGGAACACATCTTTCTCTGAGATCTGTCTCGGCATGAGAAGGCTGGGGCAACAGGACATCAGGTTCGTTGTCATCCCCAAAAAGGCCGACTCCTTGTATTGGCTGATTGCAGACGGAAACTACCGTGCAACCTCTCTCGGCCGCGACACATGGATAGGTCTGATGAGCGGATTTCAAAGGCTCCAATCCAATTGCAGAAAAGAAGGGTTTAATCCTTCTTGTACTTCTCACCATCGTCGCGTTAGAATCGGCATTTTGGGCAACAACGAAGCGGACTGCCACACTTGTGACAGCCTACTGGGTTTTGGTTTAGATATAGCACGTTCCTGCGGTGACCAGAGTACTACCACTATGGGTTACATATTAGTCAAGTAA
- the LOC141880581 gene encoding uncharacterized protein LOC141880581 isoform X1, with translation MAEQLTLRLYSVQTIGFQVKVFNYLTSPGVAAETFYHPHLRQDVFLKDEFHYLSTPVIGRREVIDGFDCSFKCLSSPLCYSYNLAASRAADGKLWCELLSSDKYSHPGNYSGNQSSHHFVAKRPCAPSPCQNGGTCLTTRYGFQCKCKTGFVGELCDTIKALNSCKAYYDEFQLNGSQIANLTLDSKLTPVLCHHWQVGDVGCGHGVWTPVMKIHGDRRNFDYSSDRWRNKAVFNPAGGTTGFDFTETKLPTYWNTSFSEICLGMRRLGKQDIRFVVIPKKADSLYWLIADGNYRATSLGRDKWIGLMSGFQRLQSNCRKEGFNPSCTSHHRRVRIGILGNNEADCHTCDSLLGFGLDIARSCGDYHYWLNGTTTMGYILVK, from the exons ATGGCTGAACAACTAACACTACGTTTGTACTCTGTGCAAACCATAGGTTTCCAAGTAAAAGTCTTTAACTACCTCACTTCTCCAGGTGTCGCCGCCGAAACTTTCTATCATCCACATCTTCGTCAAGACGTCTTCTTGAAAGACGAGTTCCACTACTTAAGCACGCCAGTTATTGGAAGACGCGAAGTAATCGACGGCTTTGATTGTTCCTTCAAATGTCTGAGTAGTCCATTGTGCTACTCGTACAACCTGGCCGCATCCCGAGCAGCCGACGGAAAACTTTGGTGCGAGTTACTGTCATCCGATAAATACAGCCATCCCGGGAACTATTCTGGAAACCAAAGCTCGCACCATTTTGTTGCTAAG CGTCCATGCGCCCCTTCGCCGTGCCAAAACGGGGGAACATGTTTGACCACGCGGTATGGTTTTCAATGCAAGTGCAAGACTGGTTTCGTCGGAGAACTTTGTGATACCATCAAAG CCTTGAACTCGTGTAAAGCTTATTACGACGAATTCCA ATTGAACGGGAGTCAGATTGCAAACCTTACCTTGGACTCAAAGCTGACTCCAGTTCTATGCCACCACTGGCAGGTTGGCGATGTAGGATGCGGACATGGGGTCTGGACACCAGTCATGAAAATTCACGGTGACCgg agAAACTTTGATTATTCTTCTGATCGGTGGCGCAACAAAGCTGTCTTTAATCCAGCAGGAGGAACGACTGGGTTCGACTTCACAGAAACCAAGTTACCAACGTATTGGAACACATCTTTCTCTGAGATCTGTCTCGGCATGAGAAGGCTGGGGAAACAGGACATCAGGTTCGTTGTCATCCCCAAAAAGGCCGACTCCTTGTATTGGCTGATTGCAGACGGAAACTACCGTGCAACCTCTCTCGGCCGCGACAAATGGATAGGTCTGATGAGCGGATTTCAAAGGCTCCAATCCAATTGCAGAAAAGAAGGGTTTAATCCTTCTTGTACTTCTCACCATCGTCGCGTTAGAATCGGCATTTTGGGCAACAACGAAGCGGACTGCCACACTTGTGACAGCCTACTGGGTTTCGGTTTGGATATAGCACGTTCCTGCGGCGACTACCACTATTGGTTAAATGGTACTACCACTATGGGTTACATATTAGTCAAGTAA
- the LOC141880584 gene encoding uncharacterized protein LOC141880584 isoform X2, giving the protein MLMANIFSFLLSLSLILMQSAVYLPGVAAETFYHPHLRQDVFLKDEFHYLSTPVIGRREVIDGFDCSFKCLSSPLCYSYNLAASRAADGKLWCELLSSDKYSHPGNYSGNQSSHHFVAKRPCVPSPCQNGGTCLTTRYGFQCKCKTGFVGELCDTIKALNSCKAYYDEFQLNGSQIANLTLDSKLTPVLCHHWQVGDVGCGHGVWTPVMKIHGDRRNFDYSSDRWRNKAVFNPAGGTTGFDFTETKLPTYWNTSFSEICLGMRRLGQQDIRFVVIPKKADSLYWLIADGNYRATSLGRDTWIGLMSGFQRLQSNCRKEGFNPSCTSHHRRVRIGILGNNEADCHTCDSLLGFGLDIARSCGDQSTTTMGYILVK; this is encoded by the exons ATGTTAATGGCAAACATATTTTCCTTTCTGCTTTCGCTCTCTTTGATTCTAATGCAAAGCGCAGTTTATTTGCCAG GTGTCGCCGCCGAAACTTTCTATCATCCACATCTTCGTCAAGACGTCTTCTTGAAAGACGAGTTCCACTACTTAAGCACGCCAGTTATTGGAAGACGCGAAGTAATCGACGGCTTTGATTGTTCCTTCAAATGTCTGAGTAGTCCATTGTGCTACTCGTACAACCTGGCCGCATCCCGAGCAGCCGACGGAAAACTTTGGTGCGAGTTACTGTCATCCGATAAATACAGCCATCCCGGGAACTATTCTGGAAACCAAAGCTCGCACCATTTTGTTGCTAAG CGTCCATGCGTCCCTTCGCCGTGCCAAAACGGGGGAACATGTTTGACCACGCGGTATGGTTTTCAATGCAAGTGCAAGACTGGTTTCGTCGGAGAACTTTGTGATACCATCAAAG CCTTGAACTCGTGTAAAGCTTATTACGACGAATTCCA ATTGAACGGGAGTCAGATTGCAAACCTTACCTTGGACTCAAAGCTGACTCCAGTTCTATGCCACCACTGGCAGGTTGGCGATGTAGGATGCGGACATGGGGTCTGGACACCAGTCATGAAAATTCACGGTGACCgg agaaaCTTTGATTATTCTTCTGATCGGTGGCGCAACAAAGCTGTCTTTAATCCAGCAGGAGGAACGACTGGGTTCGACTTCACAGAAACCAAGTTACCAACGTATTGGAACACATCTTTCTCTGAGATCTGTCTCGGCATGAGAAGGCTGGGGCAACAGGACATCAGGTTCGTTGTCATCCCCAAAAAGGCCGACTCCTTGTATTGGCTGATTGCAGACGGAAACTACCGTGCAACCTCTCTCGGCCGCGACACATGGATAGGTCTGATGAGCGGATTTCAAAGGCTCCAATCCAATTGCAGAAAAGAAGGGTTTAATCCTTCTTGTACTTCTCACCATCGTCGCGTTAGAATCGGCATTTTGGGCAACAACGAAGCGGACTGCCACACTTGTGACAGCCTACTGGGTTTTGGTTTAGATATAGCACGTTCCTGCGGTGACCAGAGTACTACCACTATGGGTTACATATTAGTCAAGTAA